A single window of Leptospira wolffii serovar Khorat str. Khorat-H2 DNA harbors:
- a CDS encoding adenylate/guanylate cyclase domain-containing protein — MKKVSDLRDAMRDWFQGKKITSGLTESESRPVRTTLYTQLSMFTVPTLLVVSIYFNEPPETHLFSFIHYFLLIIPILFAFYLLRLRYYNLSAVITLIAVNYHLLALTMSQADDPAQLGFLLTSTLSFLMISKKFNTVRIIISILPLGLFLFSQYYYKVLGGDALFGPPRWVVPAEYLMPPLILLSFVFFLVVYQFVKAVDLAEAKLTEEHEKSEQLLLNILPEEIAQELKEKGISEPRVHSSATVCFTDFKGFTQIAETLSPTELVAELDRCFSYFDSVMARHNLEKLKTIGDSYMFAGSIPESNNTHAVDCVMAALEIQAFMNQMKEIKANQGLPYWELRLGIHSGDLIAGVIGEKKFAYDVWSDTVNTASRCESSGIPGRINISSATYELVKDFFDCEYRGAVPAKNKGEIEMYFVNGLLADLQRAGEERIPNEEFRRRYKFL, encoded by the coding sequence ATGAAGAAAGTAAGTGATCTACGTGATGCTATGCGGGATTGGTTTCAGGGTAAAAAAATCACTAGCGGTCTGACGGAATCCGAATCAAGGCCGGTTCGAACCACTCTTTACACTCAATTGAGTATGTTTACGGTTCCGACATTGCTGGTCGTTTCGATATATTTTAATGAGCCTCCTGAAACCCATCTTTTCTCTTTTATCCATTATTTCCTTCTTATTATTCCGATTCTATTTGCATTTTATTTATTAAGGTTACGTTATTATAATTTATCTGCGGTAATTACATTAATCGCCGTTAATTATCACCTTTTGGCACTGACAATGTCTCAAGCGGATGATCCTGCGCAGTTAGGGTTTCTACTTACTTCCACTTTGTCATTTTTAATGATCTCTAAGAAGTTTAACACCGTAAGGATCATAATCTCTATTTTGCCTTTAGGGCTTTTTCTTTTTAGCCAGTATTATTATAAAGTTTTGGGTGGGGATGCGTTATTCGGTCCACCGAGATGGGTAGTACCGGCAGAATATCTTATGCCCCCTCTGATATTGCTATCTTTTGTTTTTTTTCTGGTTGTTTACCAATTTGTGAAGGCGGTAGATTTGGCAGAAGCAAAGTTAACAGAAGAGCATGAAAAGTCGGAACAATTGCTTCTTAACATATTGCCGGAAGAAATTGCCCAAGAGTTGAAAGAGAAGGGAATTTCAGAACCCCGCGTGCATAGCAGTGCAACGGTTTGTTTTACCGACTTCAAGGGTTTCACCCAGATTGCGGAGACTCTATCCCCCACGGAACTCGTTGCGGAGTTGGATCGTTGCTTCTCGTATTTTGATAGCGTAATGGCGAGGCATAATCTAGAAAAACTCAAGACGATCGGGGATAGCTACATGTTTGCGGGTAGTATCCCGGAGTCGAATAATACACACGCTGTCGACTGCGTGATGGCCGCACTGGAGATCCAGGCTTTCATGAATCAAATGAAAGAAATCAAAGCAAACCAAGGTCTACCATACTGGGAGCTCCGACTCGGGATCCATTCAGGTGATTTAATTGCAGGTGTAATCGGTGAGAAGAAGTTTGCATACGACGTTTGGAGCGATACGGTGAACACTGCAAGCAGATGCGAATCATCCGGTATTCCTGGCCGTATCAATATCTCCAGTGCTACTTATGAATTGGTAAAAGATTTCTTCGATTGCGAATATAGGGGTGCTGTGCCCGCCAAAAATAAAGGAGAGATCGAAATGTATTTTGTCAATGGCCTATTGGCCGATCTCCAACGCGCCGGGGAAGAACGGATCCCAAACGAAGAGTTTCGTAGGCGATACAAGTTTCTTTAA
- a CDS encoding alpha/beta hydrolase, producing MNWEQAYHIEDGTFVGAADVSIYYRAYRAKDAANPRTLVVQHGIGEHGKRYENLLEALSGKGYNVYLIDARGHGKSGGSRGVVTHFNQFLADLDRLVGIAKQKEGVSKVTLMGHSMGALISLFYAGEPSHQGNLDRLVLSGLPIEVKTNLIMNIKKGAGSLLAGAFPSLTVPTGLDANLISRDKSVVAAYKKDPLVHGSVGAYLGDFLLNSKEKALERATHINFPVYMFHGKEDAIALSVGSEEAFAKIPSKDKTLKIYDGLYHETMNELPEDRAKVLGDLVNWLQTH from the coding sequence ATGAATTGGGAACAAGCATACCATATCGAAGACGGAACCTTTGTGGGAGCCGCCGACGTATCCATCTATTACAGGGCCTATAGAGCCAAAGATGCCGCAAATCCTAGGACCTTGGTGGTCCAACACGGAATCGGCGAGCATGGCAAAAGATACGAAAATCTGCTCGAAGCGCTCTCGGGAAAAGGATATAATGTTTACTTAATAGATGCCCGGGGACACGGAAAATCGGGCGGGAGCCGCGGAGTGGTCACGCACTTCAACCAATTCTTAGCGGACCTAGACAGACTCGTTGGCATCGCTAAGCAGAAGGAAGGCGTCTCGAAAGTCACATTGATGGGGCATTCGATGGGAGCATTGATTTCTCTTTTCTACGCAGGGGAGCCTTCTCACCAAGGAAATCTGGATCGTCTAGTTCTCAGCGGGCTGCCGATCGAAGTAAAGACCAATCTAATCATGAATATAAAGAAAGGAGCAGGGAGTCTACTCGCGGGAGCTTTTCCTTCTTTAACCGTTCCTACGGGCCTGGATGCCAATCTGATCTCCAGAGATAAATCAGTTGTAGCGGCCTACAAAAAAGATCCTTTAGTTCACGGTTCAGTGGGAGCCTACTTGGGGGATTTCCTCCTAAATTCCAAGGAAAAGGCCCTGGAGAGAGCCACTCATATCAACTTCCCCGTATATATGTTCCATGGCAAAGAGGATGCAATCGCTCTTTCCGTCGGATCCGAGGAGGCGTTCGCCAAAATACCCTCCAAGGATAAAACATTAAAAATATATGATGGATTATATCACGAAACCATGAACGAACTACCGGAAGATCGAGCAAAAGTTTTAGGAGATCTGGTGAACTGGTTGCAAACTCATTGA
- a CDS encoding SRPBCC domain-containing protein, translated as MRADLKELKVELRGETEIVGTRYFAAPRKLVFDCFTKPELILRWLTGPEGWTLKTCDNDLKVGGKYLYVFADSNATEMGIYGKFTEVIISEKFANTENYATDMSVFDPNGPENPDATVESRTFTTEGDLTLMTHVIKYASAEIREMERGAMDGWVPLCQELDKLLAELVG; from the coding sequence ATGAGAGCAGACCTAAAAGAACTGAAGGTAGAACTTAGGGGTGAAACGGAAATTGTTGGTACGCGTTACTTTGCCGCACCACGTAAATTGGTATTCGATTGCTTCACTAAACCGGAGCTAATACTTCGTTGGCTAACGGGTCCCGAAGGCTGGACACTTAAAACTTGTGACAACGACCTTAAAGTTGGCGGCAAATACCTGTATGTCTTTGCGGATTCTAACGCGACTGAAATGGGTATTTACGGAAAATTTACAGAGGTAATTATATCCGAGAAATTTGCAAATACCGAGAATTATGCTACTGATATGTCGGTCTTTGATCCGAATGGCCCGGAAAATCCGGATGCAACTGTAGAGTCGCGCACCTTCACAACTGAAGGAGATCTAACTCTTATGACTCACGTAATTAAATATGCCTCCGCTGAAATACGCGAGATGGAACGAGGTGCAATGGATGGTTGGGTACCACTTTGCCAAGAACTCGATAAACTATTGGCAGAGCTCGTAGGATAG
- a CDS encoding DUF3147 family protein, producing the protein MFLVVKFFVTAALVVLISEFAKRSDKLGALVASLPLVTILTLVWLQLEKQDSDKISNHAYYTFWYVLPTLPMFLTFPFLNSRLGFWPALGISCILTVSLFGLLLFLGRKFGLDLG; encoded by the coding sequence ATGTTCCTTGTAGTAAAATTCTTCGTTACCGCCGCCTTGGTCGTTCTAATCTCTGAATTTGCAAAAAGATCGGATAAACTAGGTGCGTTGGTCGCCTCCCTTCCTTTGGTGACGATATTGACTCTCGTTTGGCTACAGTTGGAAAAGCAGGATTCCGACAAAATAAGCAATCACGCGTACTATACGTTTTGGTATGTATTACCGACTCTTCCCATGTTTTTAACCTTCCCGTTTTTAAACTCAAGGTTAGGTTTTTGGCCCGCTCTCGGAATCTCCTGCATTCTTACTGTATCTCTATTCGGATTATTGTTATTCTTAGGAAGGAAATTCGGTTTGGACCTGGGTTAA
- a CDS encoding PA0069 family radical SAM protein: protein MGSRKRGTEEKPPSRFDDTTREIWQEDRGEDFDFSSPNTEFFWEHSKSILTKNDSPDIPFGSSINPYRGCEHGCIYCFARPNHSYMDLSPGLDFESKIFVKKNPAQLLASQLSKKKQALEPIALGTATDPYQPGERIYKNTRSILEILLKFRQPASIVTKSSLIQRDTDILSEMAKLGIIKVFITLTTLDKELWSKLEPRAPAPNKRLETVQNLSSLGIPTGVLFAPVIPFLNDFEMEGILESASEAGAETAGMVFIRLPFEVAPLFEDWLTKHYPLKKDKVLKTIREARGGKLYDSEWGNRMSGTGHYASLLQKRFRLSVKRFALDGWTPLRRDLFAVPPEYRKSKDNPEEFLPGLFI from the coding sequence ATGGGTTCAAGAAAGAGGGGAACAGAGGAAAAGCCTCCGAGTAGATTCGATGATACGACTCGGGAAATCTGGCAGGAGGATAGAGGAGAGGATTTCGATTTTTCCTCTCCTAATACGGAGTTCTTTTGGGAACATTCCAAAAGTATTCTCACGAAGAACGATTCCCCGGATATTCCCTTCGGATCCAGCATCAATCCGTATCGAGGTTGCGAGCATGGATGCATCTATTGCTTCGCCAGACCCAATCATTCTTATATGGATCTTTCTCCCGGGCTCGACTTCGAATCCAAGATTTTCGTCAAAAAGAATCCGGCCCAATTACTCGCCTCCCAATTGAGCAAGAAAAAGCAGGCCTTGGAGCCGATCGCCTTGGGTACGGCTACGGATCCTTATCAGCCGGGAGAGAGAATCTACAAAAATACCCGTAGTATTCTCGAAATACTTTTAAAGTTCCGACAACCGGCTTCGATCGTAACCAAATCCTCTTTGATCCAAAGGGATACTGATATACTTTCCGAAATGGCAAAATTAGGAATTATTAAAGTATTCATCACTCTAACCACTCTGGACAAGGAACTTTGGAGTAAACTGGAACCTAGAGCTCCCGCTCCGAATAAACGATTGGAAACAGTCCAAAACCTTTCTTCTTTAGGAATTCCCACAGGAGTCTTGTTCGCCCCCGTGATTCCCTTCCTAAACGATTTCGAGATGGAGGGGATCTTAGAATCTGCCTCCGAGGCCGGAGCCGAAACCGCAGGGATGGTATTTATCAGACTTCCTTTCGAGGTGGCACCTCTTTTCGAAGACTGGCTCACGAAACATTATCCACTCAAAAAGGATAAGGTATTAAAAACGATCCGAGAGGCAAGAGGAGGAAAATTGTACGACTCCGAATGGGGAAATAGGATGAGCGGTACCGGACATTACGCTTCCCTACTTCAGAAACGCTTTCGCCTATCCGTAAAACGCTTCGCATTGGACGGATGGACCCCGTTGAGAAGAGATCTGTTCGCCGTTCCCCCGGAATACAGAAAAAGTAAAGACAATCCAGAAGAATTTTTACCCGGATTATTCATTTGA
- a CDS encoding ArsR/SmtB family transcription factor, whose protein sequence is MQSLDSTFAALADSTRRAILVQLAKGDLTVMELAKPFKMSQPAISRHLKVLEDAGLISTTVRAQARPRRLETAPLKKATEWIEKYRRMWEKRYQSLDGLLEELQTMQTKGDH, encoded by the coding sequence ATGCAAAGTCTTGATTCTACCTTCGCCGCTCTCGCCGATTCGACTCGCCGCGCGATACTCGTGCAACTTGCGAAAGGCGATTTAACGGTCATGGAGCTTGCCAAGCCCTTCAAAATGAGCCAGCCGGCAATTTCGCGGCATCTTAAAGTTTTGGAGGACGCAGGCCTTATCTCAACCACGGTCCGAGCGCAGGCACGTCCGCGCCGACTCGAAACTGCGCCGCTCAAAAAAGCCACGGAATGGATTGAGAAATACCGCCGGATGTGGGAGAAGCGCTATCAATCGCTGGATGGGCTACTCGAAGAATTGCAGACCATGCAAACAAAAGGAGATCATTAA